The proteins below are encoded in one region of Podarcis raffonei isolate rPodRaf1 chromosome 6, rPodRaf1.pri, whole genome shotgun sequence:
- the TFEB gene encoding transcription factor EB, translated as MASRIGLRMQLMREQVQQEEQRERMQQQAMMHYMQQQQQMPMAPTPAINTPVHFQSPPSVPGEVLKVQSFLENPTTYHLQRSRDKKVQEFLSETYGNKFAPLLSAPSPKPPPSVSPGVRPSHVMPSSAGNSTPNSPMAMLNIGSNPEREIDDVIEDIMQLTTTVGCINPEIHMPNTLPLSSSHMNVYSSDLQMTPSVVGMTSSSCPADLTQKRELTDAENRALAKERQKKDNHNLIERRRRFNINDRIKELGMLIPKAGDLDVRWNKGTILKASVDYIRRMQKDLQRSRDLENHSRHLEMANKQLWLRIQELEMQARVHGLPTASPSGLNMAELAQQVVKQETPGEEDTTEIQPPPQPPLHPEQEAQQHQPHFAPPQSPYHQLDFTHGLSFDDNSRGFHDPLDPSQNVSFPSLSKKELDLMLMEDTMLPMASDPLFSAVSPEASKASSRRSSFSMEDTDML; from the exons ATGGCGTCGCGAATTGGCTTGCGGATGCAGCTCATGCGAGAGCAAGTCCAGCAAGAGGAGCAGCGGGAGCGCATGCAGCAGCAGGCAATGATGCATtacatgcagcaacagcagcagatgccAATGGCTCCAACCCCTGCCATCAACACACCAGTTCATTTCCAGTCACCACCCTCTGTGCCGGGAGAAGTCTTAAAG GTTCAGTCCTTCCTGGAGAACCCTACCACATACCACCTGCAACGGTCACGAGACAAGAAGGTCCAAGAATTCTTGTCTGAAACCTATGGGAACAAGTTTGCTCCACTGCTCAGCGCTCCGTCTCCTAAGCCGCCTCCTTCTGTCTCGCCTGGCGTGAGGCCGAGCCATGTCATGCCCTCCTCTGCCGGCAATAGTACCCCCAACAGCCCAATGGCAATGCTCAACATTGGCTCCAACCCAGAAAGGGAG ATAGATGACGTCATTGAAGACATAATGCAGCTGACAACTACTGTGGGGTGCATTAATCCAGAAATTCATATGCCAAATACT ctgccATTGTCCAGCAGCCACATGAATGTGTATAGCAGCGATCTTCAGATGACACCCTCTGTAGTGGGCATGACCAGCAGCTCCTGCCCGGCCGATCTGACGCAGAAGAGAGAGCTCACGG ATGCAGAAAACCGTGCATTGGCTAAGGAACGCCAGAAGAAGGACAATCACAATCTGA tTGAAAGAAGACGAAGGTTCAACATCAATGATCGCATTAAGGAACTAGGCATGCTGATCCCCAAAGCTGGAGACCT GGATGTGCGCTGGAACAAAGGGACAATCCTGAAAGCCTCTGTTGATTACATCAGGAGGATGCAGAAAGACTTGCAAAGGTCACGAGATCTTGAGAATCATTCTCGGCACCTGGAAATGGCAAACAAGCAGCTCTGGCTCCGCATACAG GAGCTGGAGATGCAGGCCCGAGTCCATGGCCTTCCAACTGCTTCACCTTCTGGCTTGAACATGGCTGAACTCGCTCAGCAAGTTGTGAAGCAAGAAACCCCTGGAGAAGAGGACACAACAGAGATCCAGCCGCCACCACAGCCACCACTCCACCCTGAGCAGGAGGCTCAGCAGCACCAGCCTCACTTTGCTCCTCCTCAGTCCCCTTACCACCAGCTGGACTTCACTCACGGCCTGAGCTTTGACGACAACTCGAGAGGCTTCCACGACCCTCTGGATCCCAGCCAAAacgtctccttcccttccctgtccAAGAAGGAGCTGGACTTGATGCTGATGGAGGATACCATGCTGCCCATGGCGTCTGACCCCTTGTTCTCTGCCGTGTCCCCGGAGGCTTCAAAGGCTAGCAGTCGCAGAAGCAGCTTCAGCATGGAGGACACAGATATGCTGTGA